The Anas platyrhynchos isolate ZD024472 breed Pekin duck chromosome 3, IASCAAS_PekinDuck_T2T, whole genome shotgun sequence genome includes a window with the following:
- the TJAP1 gene encoding tight junction-associated protein 1 isoform X1 has product MSSTAPSKKPYRKAPPQHREVRHEVPIIRDEQDGVILAEQSQEPLTDAERMKLLQHENEELRRRLTYVTNKMEAMERELESGQDYLEMELGQNREELEKFKDKFRRLQNSYTASQRTNQDLEEKLHALASLSQSWIFAIKKAEMDRKTLDWEIVELTNKLLDAKTTINKLEELNERYRQDCNLAVQLLKCNKSHFRNHKFADLPYELQDMVNKHLHSTQESSGPGQEATHTLAPSDVVPTSVIARVLEKPESLVLNSAKSSSGSCPMAEDVFVHVDMSGAPPEACQSAGQPGKEGGDAGKQQNGGCKPQGSVESVPEDAPAFEKLSPYPTPSPPNPIYPGRKVIEFSEDKVRIPKNSPLPNCTYATRQAISLSLVQSEDESCDRHRTLPGSPASEGRRSASSCSCQQSPKTAGAPGSSHSSPFSSPPQIPSAFASSASSEEDLLANWQRVFVDKAPPSSERALLNRTAFGRDTAPELQKRFSRSMQELGRAASAYSDGEESAQSCSWTVSRDSSVDTDSTESRARRSHFSSDYGTDFSQDEAQKLLQGGGGGPAEPGSPQPEKHKDYVDLGLPESPADEREMLLPGCKESSQGGAQEESGEGSRARPPFGRPHRSPKRMGVHHLHRKDSLTQAQEQGNLLS; this is encoded by the exons ATGTCGAGCACGGCTCCCTCCAAGAAGCCCTACCGCAAGGCGCCCCCGCAGCATCGCGAGGTGCGCCACGAGGTCCCCATCATTCGGGACGAGCAGGATGGAGTGATTTTGGCCGAGCAGAGTCAG GAGCCCTTGACGGATGCAGAAAGGATGAA GTTGCTGCAGCACGAGAACGAAGAGCTGCGCCGGCGGCTGACCTACGTGACGAACAAAATGGAGGCGATGGAGAGGGAGCTGGAGTCGGGGCAGGACTACCTGGAGATGGAGCTGGGCCAGAACCGGGAGGAGCTGGAGAAATTCAAAGACAAATTCCGTAg GTTGCAGAACAGCTACACCGCTTCCCAGAGAACCAACCAGGACCTGGAGGAGAAGCTGCACGCCCTA GCCTCTCTCAGCCAAAGCTGGATTTTTGCA ATCAAAAAGGCAGAGATGGACCGCAAGACGCTGGACTGGGAGATTGTGGAGCTCACTAATAAACTGCTCGATGCCAAAACTACCATCAACAAGCTGGAAGAACTCAAC GAACGCTACCGGCAGGACTGCAACCTCGCGGTACAGCTGCTCAAGTGCAACAAGTCCCACTTCAGGAACCACAAGTTTGCCGAT ctTCCCTACGAGCTGCAGGACATGGTCAACAAGCATTTGCACAGCACTCAGGAGTCTTCAGGCCCTGGGCAAGAGGCAACCCATACCTTGGCCCCGTCTGACGTTGTGCCCACCTCGGTCATCGCCAGAGTCCTGGAGAAGCCGGAATCCCTGGTGCTGAATTCGGCCAAGTCCAGCAGCggcagctgccccatggctgAGGATGTGTTTGTGCACGTGGACATGAGCGGAGCCCCTCCTGAGGCCTGCCAGAGCGCGGGCCAGccggggaaggagggaggggacgCGGGCAAGCAGCAGAACGGCGGCTGCAAGCCGCAAGGCAGCGTGGAGAGCGTCCCCGAGGACGCGCCGGCCTTTGAGAAGCTCAGCCCGTACCCTACCCCGtctccccccaaccccatctACCCCGGGCGCAAGGTGATCGAGTTCTCCGAGGACAAGGTAAGGATCCCGAAGAACAGCCCCCTGCCCAACTGCACGTACGCCACGCGCCAGGCCATCTCGCTCAGCCTGGTGCAGAGCGAGGACGAGAGCTGCGACCGGCACCGGACGCTGCCCGGCAGCCCCGCATCCGAAGGGCGCCGCTCggcctccagctgctcctgccagcagtcCCCCAAAACAGCCGGGGCTCCCGGCTCgtcccacagcagccccttcAGCAGCCCGCCCCAAATCCCCAGCGCCTTCGCCAGCTCGGCCAGCTCGGAGGAGGATCTGCTGGCCAACTGGCAGCGCGTGTTCGTGGACAAGGCGCCCCCCAGCTCGGAGCGGGCGCTGCTGAACCGCACGGCTTTCGGCCGCGACACCGCCCCGGAGCTGCAGAAGAGGTTCAGCCGCTCCatgcaggagctgggcagggcGGCCTCAGCCTACTCGGACGGCGAGGAGTCGgcgcagagctgcagctggacCGTCAGCCGGGACTCGAGCGTGGACACGGACAGCACCGAGTCCAGAGCCCGCCGGAGCCACTTCTCCTCGGACTACGGCACGGATTTCTCCCAGGACGAAGCCCagaagctgctgcagggaggcgGTGGAGGCCCCGCGGAGCCTGGAAGCCCCCAGCCGGAGAAGCACAAGGACTACGTGGACCTCGGCTTGCCCGAGAGCCCGGCTGACGAGAGAGAAATGTTGCTGCCGGGATGCAAGGAGAGCAGCCAAGGAGGAGCTCAGGAGGAGAGCGGCgagggcagcagggccaggcctCCCTTCGGCCGGCCGCACCGCAGCCCCAAGAGGATGGGGGTCCACCACTTGCACCGCAAGGACAGCCTGACACAAGCCCAGGAGCAGGGCAACCTGCTCAGctga
- the TJAP1 gene encoding tight junction-associated protein 1 isoform X2, translated as MSSTAPSKKPYRKAPPQHREVRHEVPIIRDEQDGVILAEQSQEPLTDAERMKLLQHENEELRRRLTYVTNKMEAMERELESGQDYLEMELGQNREELEKFKDKFRRLQNSYTASQRTNQDLEEKLHALIKKAEMDRKTLDWEIVELTNKLLDAKTTINKLEELNERYRQDCNLAVQLLKCNKSHFRNHKFADLPYELQDMVNKHLHSTQESSGPGQEATHTLAPSDVVPTSVIARVLEKPESLVLNSAKSSSGSCPMAEDVFVHVDMSGAPPEACQSAGQPGKEGGDAGKQQNGGCKPQGSVESVPEDAPAFEKLSPYPTPSPPNPIYPGRKVIEFSEDKVRIPKNSPLPNCTYATRQAISLSLVQSEDESCDRHRTLPGSPASEGRRSASSCSCQQSPKTAGAPGSSHSSPFSSPPQIPSAFASSASSEEDLLANWQRVFVDKAPPSSERALLNRTAFGRDTAPELQKRFSRSMQELGRAASAYSDGEESAQSCSWTVSRDSSVDTDSTESRARRSHFSSDYGTDFSQDEAQKLLQGGGGGPAEPGSPQPEKHKDYVDLGLPESPADEREMLLPGCKESSQGGAQEESGEGSRARPPFGRPHRSPKRMGVHHLHRKDSLTQAQEQGNLLS; from the exons ATGTCGAGCACGGCTCCCTCCAAGAAGCCCTACCGCAAGGCGCCCCCGCAGCATCGCGAGGTGCGCCACGAGGTCCCCATCATTCGGGACGAGCAGGATGGAGTGATTTTGGCCGAGCAGAGTCAG GAGCCCTTGACGGATGCAGAAAGGATGAA GTTGCTGCAGCACGAGAACGAAGAGCTGCGCCGGCGGCTGACCTACGTGACGAACAAAATGGAGGCGATGGAGAGGGAGCTGGAGTCGGGGCAGGACTACCTGGAGATGGAGCTGGGCCAGAACCGGGAGGAGCTGGAGAAATTCAAAGACAAATTCCGTAg GTTGCAGAACAGCTACACCGCTTCCCAGAGAACCAACCAGGACCTGGAGGAGAAGCTGCACGCCCTA ATCAAAAAGGCAGAGATGGACCGCAAGACGCTGGACTGGGAGATTGTGGAGCTCACTAATAAACTGCTCGATGCCAAAACTACCATCAACAAGCTGGAAGAACTCAAC GAACGCTACCGGCAGGACTGCAACCTCGCGGTACAGCTGCTCAAGTGCAACAAGTCCCACTTCAGGAACCACAAGTTTGCCGAT ctTCCCTACGAGCTGCAGGACATGGTCAACAAGCATTTGCACAGCACTCAGGAGTCTTCAGGCCCTGGGCAAGAGGCAACCCATACCTTGGCCCCGTCTGACGTTGTGCCCACCTCGGTCATCGCCAGAGTCCTGGAGAAGCCGGAATCCCTGGTGCTGAATTCGGCCAAGTCCAGCAGCggcagctgccccatggctgAGGATGTGTTTGTGCACGTGGACATGAGCGGAGCCCCTCCTGAGGCCTGCCAGAGCGCGGGCCAGccggggaaggagggaggggacgCGGGCAAGCAGCAGAACGGCGGCTGCAAGCCGCAAGGCAGCGTGGAGAGCGTCCCCGAGGACGCGCCGGCCTTTGAGAAGCTCAGCCCGTACCCTACCCCGtctccccccaaccccatctACCCCGGGCGCAAGGTGATCGAGTTCTCCGAGGACAAGGTAAGGATCCCGAAGAACAGCCCCCTGCCCAACTGCACGTACGCCACGCGCCAGGCCATCTCGCTCAGCCTGGTGCAGAGCGAGGACGAGAGCTGCGACCGGCACCGGACGCTGCCCGGCAGCCCCGCATCCGAAGGGCGCCGCTCggcctccagctgctcctgccagcagtcCCCCAAAACAGCCGGGGCTCCCGGCTCgtcccacagcagccccttcAGCAGCCCGCCCCAAATCCCCAGCGCCTTCGCCAGCTCGGCCAGCTCGGAGGAGGATCTGCTGGCCAACTGGCAGCGCGTGTTCGTGGACAAGGCGCCCCCCAGCTCGGAGCGGGCGCTGCTGAACCGCACGGCTTTCGGCCGCGACACCGCCCCGGAGCTGCAGAAGAGGTTCAGCCGCTCCatgcaggagctgggcagggcGGCCTCAGCCTACTCGGACGGCGAGGAGTCGgcgcagagctgcagctggacCGTCAGCCGGGACTCGAGCGTGGACACGGACAGCACCGAGTCCAGAGCCCGCCGGAGCCACTTCTCCTCGGACTACGGCACGGATTTCTCCCAGGACGAAGCCCagaagctgctgcagggaggcgGTGGAGGCCCCGCGGAGCCTGGAAGCCCCCAGCCGGAGAAGCACAAGGACTACGTGGACCTCGGCTTGCCCGAGAGCCCGGCTGACGAGAGAGAAATGTTGCTGCCGGGATGCAAGGAGAGCAGCCAAGGAGGAGCTCAGGAGGAGAGCGGCgagggcagcagggccaggcctCCCTTCGGCCGGCCGCACCGCAGCCCCAAGAGGATGGGGGTCCACCACTTGCACCGCAAGGACAGCCTGACACAAGCCCAGGAGCAGGGCAACCTGCTCAGctga
- the TJAP1 gene encoding tight junction-associated protein 1 isoform X3 — protein MKLLQHENEELRRRLTYVTNKMEAMERELESGQDYLEMELGQNREELEKFKDKFRRLQNSYTASQRTNQDLEEKLHALASLSQSWIFAIKKAEMDRKTLDWEIVELTNKLLDAKTTINKLEELNERYRQDCNLAVQLLKCNKSHFRNHKFADLPYELQDMVNKHLHSTQESSGPGQEATHTLAPSDVVPTSVIARVLEKPESLVLNSAKSSSGSCPMAEDVFVHVDMSGAPPEACQSAGQPGKEGGDAGKQQNGGCKPQGSVESVPEDAPAFEKLSPYPTPSPPNPIYPGRKVIEFSEDKVRIPKNSPLPNCTYATRQAISLSLVQSEDESCDRHRTLPGSPASEGRRSASSCSCQQSPKTAGAPGSSHSSPFSSPPQIPSAFASSASSEEDLLANWQRVFVDKAPPSSERALLNRTAFGRDTAPELQKRFSRSMQELGRAASAYSDGEESAQSCSWTVSRDSSVDTDSTESRARRSHFSSDYGTDFSQDEAQKLLQGGGGGPAEPGSPQPEKHKDYVDLGLPESPADEREMLLPGCKESSQGGAQEESGEGSRARPPFGRPHRSPKRMGVHHLHRKDSLTQAQEQGNLLS, from the exons ATGAA GTTGCTGCAGCACGAGAACGAAGAGCTGCGCCGGCGGCTGACCTACGTGACGAACAAAATGGAGGCGATGGAGAGGGAGCTGGAGTCGGGGCAGGACTACCTGGAGATGGAGCTGGGCCAGAACCGGGAGGAGCTGGAGAAATTCAAAGACAAATTCCGTAg GTTGCAGAACAGCTACACCGCTTCCCAGAGAACCAACCAGGACCTGGAGGAGAAGCTGCACGCCCTA GCCTCTCTCAGCCAAAGCTGGATTTTTGCA ATCAAAAAGGCAGAGATGGACCGCAAGACGCTGGACTGGGAGATTGTGGAGCTCACTAATAAACTGCTCGATGCCAAAACTACCATCAACAAGCTGGAAGAACTCAAC GAACGCTACCGGCAGGACTGCAACCTCGCGGTACAGCTGCTCAAGTGCAACAAGTCCCACTTCAGGAACCACAAGTTTGCCGAT ctTCCCTACGAGCTGCAGGACATGGTCAACAAGCATTTGCACAGCACTCAGGAGTCTTCAGGCCCTGGGCAAGAGGCAACCCATACCTTGGCCCCGTCTGACGTTGTGCCCACCTCGGTCATCGCCAGAGTCCTGGAGAAGCCGGAATCCCTGGTGCTGAATTCGGCCAAGTCCAGCAGCggcagctgccccatggctgAGGATGTGTTTGTGCACGTGGACATGAGCGGAGCCCCTCCTGAGGCCTGCCAGAGCGCGGGCCAGccggggaaggagggaggggacgCGGGCAAGCAGCAGAACGGCGGCTGCAAGCCGCAAGGCAGCGTGGAGAGCGTCCCCGAGGACGCGCCGGCCTTTGAGAAGCTCAGCCCGTACCCTACCCCGtctccccccaaccccatctACCCCGGGCGCAAGGTGATCGAGTTCTCCGAGGACAAGGTAAGGATCCCGAAGAACAGCCCCCTGCCCAACTGCACGTACGCCACGCGCCAGGCCATCTCGCTCAGCCTGGTGCAGAGCGAGGACGAGAGCTGCGACCGGCACCGGACGCTGCCCGGCAGCCCCGCATCCGAAGGGCGCCGCTCggcctccagctgctcctgccagcagtcCCCCAAAACAGCCGGGGCTCCCGGCTCgtcccacagcagccccttcAGCAGCCCGCCCCAAATCCCCAGCGCCTTCGCCAGCTCGGCCAGCTCGGAGGAGGATCTGCTGGCCAACTGGCAGCGCGTGTTCGTGGACAAGGCGCCCCCCAGCTCGGAGCGGGCGCTGCTGAACCGCACGGCTTTCGGCCGCGACACCGCCCCGGAGCTGCAGAAGAGGTTCAGCCGCTCCatgcaggagctgggcagggcGGCCTCAGCCTACTCGGACGGCGAGGAGTCGgcgcagagctgcagctggacCGTCAGCCGGGACTCGAGCGTGGACACGGACAGCACCGAGTCCAGAGCCCGCCGGAGCCACTTCTCCTCGGACTACGGCACGGATTTCTCCCAGGACGAAGCCCagaagctgctgcagggaggcgGTGGAGGCCCCGCGGAGCCTGGAAGCCCCCAGCCGGAGAAGCACAAGGACTACGTGGACCTCGGCTTGCCCGAGAGCCCGGCTGACGAGAGAGAAATGTTGCTGCCGGGATGCAAGGAGAGCAGCCAAGGAGGAGCTCAGGAGGAGAGCGGCgagggcagcagggccaggcctCCCTTCGGCCGGCCGCACCGCAGCCCCAAGAGGATGGGGGTCCACCACTTGCACCGCAAGGACAGCCTGACACAAGCCCAGGAGCAGGGCAACCTGCTCAGctga
- the LRRC73 gene encoding leucine-rich repeat-containing protein 73 — protein MLPGSIQISGETLSGAEIRDICESLRENSVRLLSLRGCQLSERDFGHVCRGAAESRSLAQLNLNLGIVSNINRVKQLAEALKTNRSVQSLFLHGSPLTDAGLALLNPALSIHPSLVALDLGDCMLGDEGINLICGLLPPDGAKSGLKELTLSANPGVTSKGWGRLAIAVAHSSQLRVLNLDYNPLGDQVAGMLAVAVASSRTLEVLDLEGTGLTNQSAQTLLDMVENYPTALRTLILAENNISPELQQQISDLLSEGEEEEETEAREVTAREKNPWICQNTPSSQMVLMTSGLGDSLLAETEM, from the exons ATGCTGCCGGGCTCCATCCAGATCTCCGGCGAGACGCTGTCGGGAGCCGAGATCCGGGACATCTGCGAGAGCCTGCGGGAGAACTCGGTGCGGCTGCTGTCGCTGCGGGGCTGCCAGCTGTCGGAGCGGGACTTCGGGCACGTCTGCCGGGGGGCGGCCGAGTCGCGCTCCCTCGCCCAGCTCAACCTCAACCTGGGCATCGTCTCCAACATCAACCGCGTCAAGCAGCTGGCCGAGGCCCTCAAGACCAACCGCTCCGTCCAGTCCCTCTT CCTCCATGGCAGTCCCCTGACGGATGCAGGCTTGGCCCTCCTCAACCCGGCGCTCTCCATCCATCCCTCGCTGGTGGCTCTGGATTTAGGAGACTGCATGCTGGGGGACGAAGGCATCAACCTGATCTGTGGGCTCCTGCCACCCGATGGGGCTAAGTCAG gcctCAAAGAGCTAACGCTGAGCGCCAACCCGGGTGTCACAAGCAAAGGCTGGGGCCGCCTGGCCATTGCGGTGGCTCACAGCTCCCAGCTCCGAGTGTTGAACCTGGACTACAACCCCCTGG GTGACCAGGTAGCAGGGATGCTCGCTGTCGCTGTGGCCTCCAGTCGAACCCTTGAAGTGCTGGATTTGGAGGGAACAGGACTTACCAACCAGTCGGCCCAG ACCTTGCTGGACATGGTGGAGAATTACCCCACAGCCCTACGGACACTCATCCTGGCGGAGAACAACATCAGtccggagctgcagcagcagatctctGACCTGCTCTCGGAgggcgaggaagaggaggaaacagAGGCTCGCGAAGTCACGGCCAGGGAGAAGAACCCCTGGATCTGCCAGAACA ctcccagctcccagatGGTCCTGATGACGTCGGGACTCGGCGACAGCCTCCTAGCAGAAACGGAGATGTAG